In Syntrophomonas wolfei subsp. wolfei str. Goettingen G311, a single window of DNA contains:
- the rnhA gene encoding ribonuclease HI yields the protein MKEIIIYTDGACSGNPGPGGWGAVLAYGEHQKEIAGAEADTTNQRMELMAVIEALKAIKGSGWEIRVYSDSAYFINAIQKGWLENWQRNGWKNSKKEDVANQDLWKALIPLLRKNRVRVEKVKGHSGDRWNERCDQLARNAIKSLG from the coding sequence ATGAAAGAGATAATAATTTATACTGATGGGGCTTGTTCGGGAAATCCAGGTCCGGGAGGCTGGGGAGCAGTACTTGCATATGGAGAGCATCAAAAAGAAATCGCCGGGGCTGAAGCTGATACCACCAACCAGCGTATGGAATTAATGGCAGTAATAGAAGCTTTGAAGGCTATAAAGGGCAGCGGATGGGAGATCAGGGTTTATTCGGACAGCGCCTATTTTATTAATGCAATTCAAAAGGGTTGGCTGGAGAATTGGCAAAGGAATGGCTGGAAGAATAGCAAAAAAGAGGATGTGGCCAACCAGGATCTATGGAAAGCACTTATTCCCTTGCTGCGAAAGAATCGGGTACGAGTAGAAAAGGTTAAAGGTCATTCCGGCGACAGGTGGAATGAACGCTGTGACCAGTTGGCCCGTAATGCCATAAAAAGTTTGGGCTAA
- a CDS encoding late competence development ComFB family protein codes for MPQILEKQVGQVDIGDMKVINIVEELVWECFKEVIEHRPGICRCDRCMADVCALALNKMKPRYVASDKGEVISKAAFLEKELKIELLVAVADAVEIVKVNPRHEME; via the coding sequence ATGCCACAAATATTGGAAAAGCAGGTGGGCCAGGTGGATATAGGCGATATGAAGGTTATTAATATCGTGGAGGAACTGGTTTGGGAATGCTTTAAGGAGGTAATTGAACACCGCCCAGGAATATGTCGCTGTGACCGCTGTATGGCTGATGTGTGTGCGCTGGCTTTGAACAAGATGAAACCCCGTTATGTGGCCAGTGACAAGGGTGAAGTCATCTCCAAAGCCGCTTTTTTGGAAAAAGAATTAAAGATAGAGTTGCTGGTTGCGGTGGCTGATGCAGTGGAGATAGTAAAAGTCAATCCCCGGCATGAAATGGAGTAG
- a CDS encoding FmdB family zinc ribbon protein, translated as MPVYDYRCENCGCFEKMQKITEDALSECPSCGGKVQRLISKNVAIVFKGSGFYATDNQQQLKNKARAVNKERQKDNEALLDGDVKSFVKQSDSSDKKIAEA; from the coding sequence ATGCCAGTTTATGACTATCGCTGTGAAAACTGCGGCTGTTTTGAAAAGATGCAGAAAATTACGGAGGATGCACTGAGCGAGTGCCCCAGTTGTGGAGGCAAGGTGCAAAGGTTGATAAGTAAAAATGTAGCCATTGTCTTTAAAGGTTCAGGTTTTTATGCCACTGATAACCAGCAGCAACTTAAAAATAAAGCTCGGGCTGTAAATAAAGAAAGGCAAAAGGACAACGAGGCTTTGCTGGATGGGGATGTAAAATCCTTCGTTAAGCAATCTGATAGCAGCGATAAAAAAATTGCGGAAGCTTGA
- a CDS encoding CPBP family intramembrane glutamic endopeptidase: protein MEGINGQQLKWNWLEPILVYLGILFSGLLFSFCSEEIAFLMLAIGMPQTEMAFFAVAYVFQFMVTVLLVLFLSVFVNNAGLNDLGLINTSWSNYWRYGIMGGLLLMLLVLLLGLPINYLQPDIQPQVFEEMLRSVQGGSEFIILLVMGAVLAPVSEELFYRGMIYPVVRGYLGPLWGAIVAGLIFGLAHWDFWRTIPLAVGGAVLCYFYEKTGSILVTMLAHGVWNGVMAVIVYFSLINV, encoded by the coding sequence TTGGAAGGGATTAACGGACAGCAGCTTAAGTGGAACTGGTTGGAGCCTATACTGGTGTATTTGGGAATATTGTTCTCCGGCTTGCTGTTTAGTTTTTGTAGTGAAGAAATAGCCTTTTTAATGCTGGCTATAGGGATGCCGCAGACAGAAATGGCTTTTTTTGCGGTAGCTTATGTATTCCAATTTATGGTTACAGTTTTATTGGTTCTTTTTCTAAGTGTTTTTGTTAATAATGCCGGCTTGAATGACCTGGGTCTTATTAATACCAGCTGGAGCAACTACTGGCGCTATGGAATTATGGGTGGCTTACTATTAATGCTGCTGGTACTGCTGCTGGGACTACCCATCAATTACCTCCAACCCGATATCCAGCCCCAGGTTTTTGAAGAGATGCTCCGTTCAGTTCAAGGTGGTTCTGAGTTTATAATCTTATTGGTAATGGGAGCAGTACTGGCACCGGTCTCTGAAGAGCTCTTTTACCGGGGAATGATATACCCGGTGGTAAGGGGCTACCTTGGCCCTCTATGGGGAGCAATTGTAGCGGGTTTGATTTTTGGCCTGGCCCATTGGGACTTTTGGCGTACTATACCACTGGCGGTAGGTGGTGCTGTACTCTGCTATTTTTATGAAAAAACTGGGAGCATCCTGGTTACTATGCTGGCCCATGGGGTATGGAACGGAGTAATGGCCGTTATTGTTTATTTCAGCCTGATTAATGTATAA
- a CDS encoding electron transfer flavoprotein subunit alpha/FixB family protein: MAGILIYSDKDKLARELLTVAGLIADARGGEVKVACINNASQCQLLSAAGARVYKIENPAVLPADAANVAMALKEACGKLDCSIVLLSSDRRGRELAGRLAQVLGAGCLTDISAVKVEGEQIHCQRNALGGATVATQYIDGEKQVLAIVPRAFAPAPDRDGGSIDELQVEVPPSRIKLLEFRAKDSSSANIEEASVLVVAGQGLNSQEDLAAVESLAKKLGGELACSKPLATDKKWLPEDRVIGLSGKKCQPDLAVLLGISGQVQFTVGIRDARVIVAVNSDENAYIHQMADYSMVADLHQVVKELNNVLA, encoded by the coding sequence ATGGCAGGAATATTGATTTATAGTGATAAAGACAAGCTGGCTCGAGAATTATTGACTGTGGCCGGTTTAATAGCTGATGCTCGGGGTGGGGAAGTAAAGGTGGCTTGTATAAACAATGCCAGCCAATGCCAGCTCTTATCGGCTGCCGGAGCCAGAGTATATAAGATAGAAAACCCGGCAGTGCTTCCGGCTGATGCCGCCAATGTGGCGATGGCCTTAAAAGAGGCTTGCGGGAAGCTGGACTGTTCCATAGTATTGCTATCCTCTGACCGCCGGGGCCGCGAACTGGCCGGGCGTCTGGCCCAGGTACTGGGAGCGGGTTGCCTGACGGATATTTCCGCAGTCAAGGTGGAAGGGGAGCAGATTCATTGCCAGCGTAATGCGCTGGGCGGGGCTACCGTAGCCACCCAGTATATAGATGGGGAAAAGCAGGTGCTGGCTATAGTACCGCGGGCTTTTGCCCCGGCTCCGGATCGGGACGGCGGCAGTATCGATGAGCTGCAAGTGGAAGTCCCACCCTCCCGGATTAAATTACTGGAATTCCGGGCCAAGGACAGCAGCAGTGCAAATATAGAAGAAGCTTCGGTGCTGGTGGTAGCAGGACAGGGCTTGAACAGCCAGGAAGACCTGGCTGCGGTGGAAAGCCTGGCGAAGAAGCTCGGAGGAGAACTGGCCTGTTCCAAACCGCTGGCTACAGATAAGAAATGGCTACCGGAAGACAGGGTCATTGGGCTCTCCGGCAAGAAGTGCCAGCCGGATCTGGCCGTTTTGCTGGGTATTTCCGGACAGGTGCAGTTTACAGTGGGCATCCGTGATGCCCGGGTGATTGTGGCGGTCAATTCCGATGAAAATGCTTATATACACCAAATGGCTGACTATTCTATGGTGGCCGATTTGCACCAGGTGGTCAAAGAGCTAAATAACGTTCTTGCTTAA
- a CDS encoding electron transfer flavoprotein subunit beta/FixA family protein — protein MNVVVAMKQIPDLQQIRIRNRQPVLEDVPWTMGAIDKNALEAAVQIKEAQGGKVVLLSAGNEELEDTAKEALAAGADEALLIIDDELDKLGSAETAKILAAAIQRIEKVDLIIFGEGSGDNYSGQVGSRVAEILGLPQVGYASAIELQGESLRVSRSLEDGEELVEIGLPAVITVISGINEPRIASVTQILKAGKKPKEILEPGDLVLDLGDICPVKTESNLAPESDRKRVAVKSVDELVVALKGENLIGR, from the coding sequence ATGAATGTTGTAGTAGCTATGAAACAAATACCTGATTTGCAACAAATAAGGATTCGTAACCGGCAGCCCGTATTGGAAGATGTCCCCTGGACCATGGGCGCTATAGACAAGAACGCCCTGGAGGCTGCGGTTCAGATTAAAGAAGCCCAGGGGGGGAAGGTGGTTTTGCTTTCCGCCGGTAACGAGGAACTGGAAGATACGGCCAAGGAAGCTTTGGCCGCCGGAGCAGATGAAGCTCTGCTCATCATCGACGATGAGCTGGATAAGCTGGGTAGTGCGGAAACAGCCAAAATACTGGCTGCGGCCATCCAGCGAATAGAGAAGGTAGACTTGATTATCTTTGGTGAGGGCAGCGGAGATAACTATTCCGGTCAGGTAGGCTCGCGAGTGGCGGAAATACTGGGCTTGCCTCAGGTGGGTTATGCTTCCGCTATTGAACTTCAAGGAGAAAGCTTGCGGGTAAGCCGTTCCCTGGAAGACGGTGAGGAGTTGGTGGAAATAGGACTGCCAGCGGTGATAACTGTCATTTCCGGGATTAATGAGCCGCGCATAGCTTCCGTAACTCAGATACTAAAAGCCGGGAAAAAGCCCAAGGAAATTCTGGAACCGGGTGATTTAGTTCTGGACCTGGGTGATATCTGCCCGGTAAAGACCGAGAGCAACCTGGCTCCCGAGAGTGACCGCAAGCGGGTAGCCGTCAAGAGTGTTGACGAACTGGTAGTGGCCCTTAAGGGCGAAAACCTGATCGGGAGGTAG
- a CDS encoding ferredoxin family protein produces MSEILGLKAKLGLDVFKADKEAHIKIRPGMEKDPRLKRAILVCPAGLYSENAEGVVEFTIDGCLECGTCRLACGTEVLEWNYPGGGSGVQFRFG; encoded by the coding sequence ATGAGTGAAATATTAGGATTGAAAGCCAAGCTGGGATTGGATGTTTTTAAAGCCGATAAAGAAGCTCATATAAAGATCAGGCCAGGTATGGAGAAAGACCCCCGCTTGAAAAGGGCGATTCTGGTATGCCCGGCCGGGCTTTATAGCGAAAATGCCGAAGGTGTCGTTGAATTTACCATTGATGGATGCCTGGAATGCGGCACTTGCCGTCTGGCTTGCGGTACCGAGGTCTTGGAATGGAATTATCCCGGCGGCGGAAGCGGAGTGCAATTTCGCTTCGGCTAG
- a CDS encoding FAD-dependent oxidoreductase, with the protein MEKFDVIIVGAGLAGLAAAYTLAGEGLEVLVLERGDYPGAKNVTGGRLYINPVRELFPDLWKKAPLERFISHEGVTIMSRERSVTINYEGDELRQEPYQSYSILRARFDRWLAKQAERKGAMLVDKTRVDDLIKVDGRVSGVVAGGDELYADVVIACDGVLSLVAEKAGLRQPGKPEDHAVGFKEIIELDQTVINERFGLEGNEGLARMFMGEVTRGKFGGGFLYTNKDSISLGIVVGIKDLMQGQPAVQAPLLLDEFKQRPEIAVLIKGGETVEYSAHAIPEGGYQAMSKLFGDGILLAGDAAGFSMNIGVTVRGMEYALASGYYAAQAVIAAKKAEDFSARGLAVYQELLGQSFVMEDFKNFQEAPHALENPRLFQHYPEMLGNMMRDIYAVPAGPKNRLYPTIKQYLGFSELWSMLGDARKVMKI; encoded by the coding sequence ATGGAGAAATTCGATGTAATTATAGTAGGAGCTGGCCTGGCGGGCCTGGCAGCCGCCTATACCCTGGCCGGGGAAGGCCTGGAGGTGCTGGTACTGGAAAGGGGTGACTACCCCGGAGCTAAGAATGTGACCGGCGGGCGTCTCTATATTAACCCGGTGCGCGAGTTATTTCCTGATTTGTGGAAAAAAGCACCCCTGGAGCGATTTATCAGCCATGAAGGAGTAACTATAATGAGCCGGGAGCGCTCGGTGACCATAAATTATGAAGGAGACGAGCTGCGTCAGGAGCCCTACCAGAGCTACAGCATCCTTAGAGCCAGGTTTGACCGCTGGTTGGCCAAACAGGCGGAAAGAAAAGGAGCCATGCTGGTGGACAAGACCCGGGTGGATGATTTGATAAAAGTGGATGGCCGGGTAAGCGGGGTAGTAGCCGGAGGGGATGAGCTCTATGCTGATGTGGTAATCGCCTGTGATGGTGTACTGTCCCTGGTAGCGGAAAAAGCCGGTCTGCGCCAGCCGGGTAAGCCGGAAGATCATGCCGTGGGCTTCAAGGAAATCATTGAGTTGGACCAGACGGTCATTAATGAGCGCTTTGGCCTGGAGGGCAATGAAGGCCTGGCCCGTATGTTTATGGGAGAGGTAACCCGGGGCAAGTTCGGTGGCGGATTCCTTTATACCAATAAGGATAGTATCAGCCTGGGTATAGTGGTGGGCATCAAGGATTTGATGCAGGGCCAGCCGGCTGTACAGGCTCCCTTGCTCTTGGATGAATTTAAACAACGCCCGGAAATAGCGGTTTTGATAAAAGGCGGGGAGACAGTGGAGTATTCTGCCCATGCCATTCCGGAAGGAGGCTACCAGGCCATGAGCAAACTTTTTGGGGATGGTATTCTGCTGGCCGGTGATGCTGCTGGTTTTTCCATGAACATCGGGGTTACGGTTCGAGGCATGGAATATGCCCTGGCCTCCGGTTATTATGCGGCTCAGGCTGTGATTGCAGCCAAAAAGGCGGAGGATTTTAGTGCCCGGGGACTGGCGGTATACCAGGAACTCCTGGGGCAAAGTTTTGTTATGGAAGACTTCAAGAATTTCCAGGAAGCACCTCACGCTCTGGAAAATCCCCGCTTATTCCAACATTACCCGGAAATGCTGGGAAATATGATGCGGGATATATATGCTGTTCCTGCTGGCCCCAAGAATCGACTTTACCCAACTATAAAGCAATACCTTGGCTTTAGCGAGTTGTGGTCCATGTTGGGGGATGCGAGGAAGGTGATGAAAATATGA
- a CDS encoding acyl-CoA dehydrogenase family protein, protein MDFNLSKEQSLIQQMAREFAEKSIAPVAKQIDEESKIPEEVLAGMAELDLFGIPFPEEYGGADGGYDGYVLAMEQIAKVSGGIAMTMAAHTLGLGAISAFGTEEQKKKYMIPGCKAKHIVSFAFTEPGTGSDPKQITTTAVKQGDFYILNGTKRFISNANYPGAMVVFAREMESGEVTAFILDKWAEGYSISEPWEKIGMHGGQLLDVYMKDVKVPADNLLGKIGQGFPILLLGIALGKIGTSTAALGGTLAALEEASKYAREKTHRGQPIAKFQAIQLKIADLAIKYETARWLCYRLGCLANDIKDPGKFAAEAALVKAYCGDNVVDAARIAVDVHGSYGLMRDYTIERVYRDAIIGPEIEGVADMQKLIVASSILRSKG, encoded by the coding sequence GTGGATTTTAATCTAAGCAAGGAGCAGTCGTTAATTCAACAGATGGCCCGGGAGTTTGCGGAGAAAAGCATAGCTCCTGTAGCCAAACAGATCGATGAGGAAAGCAAGATTCCCGAGGAGGTTTTAGCTGGAATGGCGGAGCTGGACCTTTTTGGTATTCCCTTCCCGGAAGAGTACGGTGGAGCCGATGGGGGTTATGATGGCTATGTCCTGGCTATGGAGCAGATTGCCAAGGTTTCTGGCGGTATAGCTATGACCATGGCTGCTCATACCCTGGGTTTGGGGGCCATATCTGCCTTTGGAACCGAAGAACAGAAGAAAAAGTACATGATTCCAGGTTGCAAAGCCAAACACATCGTATCATTCGCTTTTACCGAACCGGGAACCGGTTCTGATCCCAAACAGATTACCACTACCGCCGTAAAACAGGGTGATTTCTATATTCTTAACGGAACCAAGCGCTTTATCTCCAATGCCAATTATCCTGGAGCCATGGTGGTTTTTGCCCGCGAGATGGAAAGCGGGGAAGTAACTGCTTTTATTCTCGACAAGTGGGCCGAAGGCTACTCCATATCGGAGCCCTGGGAAAAAATAGGCATGCATGGAGGACAATTACTGGATGTATATATGAAGGATGTGAAAGTACCGGCAGATAACCTGCTGGGTAAAATAGGGCAGGGTTTCCCCATTTTACTGCTGGGAATTGCCCTGGGCAAGATTGGCACCAGTACCGCAGCCCTGGGAGGAACTCTGGCCGCCCTGGAGGAAGCCAGCAAATATGCCCGGGAAAAAACCCATCGGGGCCAACCCATAGCGAAATTCCAGGCCATTCAGCTTAAGATCGCCGATTTGGCTATCAAGTATGAAACCGCGCGCTGGTTGTGCTACCGTCTGGGCTGCCTGGCCAATGACATAAAAGACCCGGGCAAATTTGCCGCGGAGGCTGCTCTGGTCAAGGCTTATTGTGGCGACAATGTGGTGGATGCGGCGCGTATAGCGGTTGATGTGCACGGTTCTTATGGACTTATGAGAGATTATACTATTGAGCGGGTTTATCGTGATGCCATAATTGGACCGGAAATTGAAGGAGTAGCCGATATGCAGAAATTGATTGTGGCGTCTTCTATTTTGAGGAGCAAAGGGTAA
- a CDS encoding MarR family winged helix-turn-helix transcriptional regulator yields MLDFTTFWCFRLNALSRKISRMYNNRCLEHGVTAAQSFVIFDVMDHPGTSVKDIATRIQLDSPAITGLIDRLVKEDLVERKEDPEDRRSLKIYLTEKGQELAEKNLVPMALEFNKYIRQLVEPQISQIFQHSLDLIDKQLNKNSN; encoded by the coding sequence ATGTTAGATTTTACTACTTTTTGGTGTTTTCGCCTGAATGCCCTGTCACGCAAAATAAGCCGCATGTACAACAACCGCTGTCTTGAACACGGGGTCACCGCCGCCCAGAGCTTTGTGATATTTGATGTCATGGATCATCCGGGTACCAGTGTGAAAGACATAGCCACCCGTATCCAATTGGATAGCCCTGCAATTACCGGGTTAATTGATCGTTTGGTCAAAGAAGACCTGGTGGAGAGAAAGGAAGATCCGGAAGACCGCCGCAGTCTTAAAATTTATCTTACCGAAAAAGGTCAGGAACTGGCGGAAAAGAACCTGGTTCCAATGGCCCTTGAATTCAATAAATATATAAGGCAGTTGGTTGAACCGCAAATATCCCAAATATTTCAACATTCTCTGGATCTTATAGACAAACAACTGAACAAAAACAGCAACTAG
- a CDS encoding acetyl-CoA hydrolase/transferase family protein, which produces MALEKWKQDYNKKLVSYEEAAKLVKSGDVVASPLGTGSCSGQMFDAILDRHEELQDVIISDSIQIYPSILYDPKFMASIEGRITHMPIFGIATIRKMYAAQLADFCPATTMDAGDKYAERADVFALMVSAPNKHGYVNLGPTCFYTLDAVRGGRKRGHLRTVIAEVNEQMPIIFGDNWMHISEFDYIIERSAPIPAFKRGQATEVEQKIGNYVLELINDGDTIQMGLGGISEAVAAGLKGRHDLGILTEMLPLALPQLVEEGIVNNSRKPIYKGISIASFVLGDQALYDYISENPSCQLYPGSYTNDPRFIAQHPNLIAMNTSLMIDFSGHSSCEGVGHTMVSGVGGQLDFLIGAYWSEGGKGINMLSAARKMPDGSLVSNIVPELPLGTPVSVPRTFTNYVITEFGIAQLRYKSRRERALELISIAHPDLRGELRDSLKTRFYPKPS; this is translated from the coding sequence ATGGCATTGGAGAAATGGAAGCAAGATTATAATAAGAAACTGGTTTCCTACGAAGAAGCAGCCAAACTGGTAAAATCCGGAGACGTAGTGGCAAGTCCGTTGGGCACCGGCTCCTGTTCGGGGCAGATGTTTGATGCTATACTGGATCGCCACGAAGAGCTCCAGGATGTAATAATAAGCGATTCCATTCAGATTTACCCTTCAATACTCTATGACCCCAAGTTTATGGCCAGTATCGAAGGACGCATTACCCATATGCCGATTTTTGGGATTGCCACCATTAGAAAAATGTACGCGGCTCAGCTTGCGGATTTCTGCCCGGCTACCACCATGGATGCCGGTGATAAATATGCTGAACGGGCCGATGTATTTGCTTTGATGGTCAGTGCTCCCAACAAGCATGGTTATGTTAACCTGGGTCCTACCTGTTTTTATACCCTGGACGCCGTTCGAGGGGGAAGAAAAAGGGGTCATTTACGAACTGTAATTGCCGAAGTTAATGAGCAGATGCCCATTATATTCGGGGATAACTGGATGCATATATCTGAATTCGACTATATTATTGAGAGATCTGCTCCTATTCCGGCTTTCAAAAGAGGCCAGGCCACTGAGGTAGAGCAGAAGATTGGCAACTATGTACTGGAATTAATAAATGATGGTGATACCATACAGATGGGATTGGGTGGGATATCTGAGGCGGTAGCTGCTGGCTTGAAAGGTAGACATGACCTGGGTATTCTTACCGAAATGCTTCCCCTGGCTCTGCCCCAATTGGTAGAGGAAGGAATTGTGAATAACTCCCGTAAACCTATCTATAAAGGAATCAGTATTGCCTCTTTTGTCCTGGGTGACCAGGCTTTATACGATTACATCAGCGAAAATCCTTCCTGCCAGTTATATCCCGGCTCATATACCAATGACCCCCGCTTTATTGCTCAGCATCCCAACCTGATAGCCATGAACACCTCTTTGATGATTGACTTCAGTGGTCATAGCTCCTGCGAAGGAGTGGGACATACTATGGTCAGTGGGGTAGGTGGGCAATTGGATTTCCTGATTGGGGCCTACTGGTCGGAGGGAGGCAAGGGCATAAACATGTTGAGCGCCGCCCGTAAGATGCCGGATGGAAGTCTCGTATCCAACATTGTTCCGGAATTGCCCCTGGGTACCCCGGTAAGCGTTCCCCGGACATTTACCAATTATGTAATTACTGAATTCGGGATAGCCCAACTCAGATACAAGAGCAGGAGAGAAAGAGCCCTGGAACTGATCTCCATTGCTCATCCTGACCTGCGGGGTGAACTGCGGGACAGCCTGAAAACGCGTTTCTATCCCAAACCATCATAG
- a CDS encoding enoyl-CoA hydratase/isomerase family protein, with protein MNYDYQTIKTEKLEKGILLVSLNRPEKYNAMNMTMLNELNDLWLKLKRDLETRVVILKGEGEKGFCAGMEVADIIKPQVMADIPAMYDLQMPIGELQINMRNCPQPIICAVHGAAAGAGFSFAIASDIRVISPDTRFSAAYVNVGLAGADMGSSYFLPRIIGSGRAYEFLYTGAWMNAEEAMQLGFASRCVEKEKLFDTALEIAQAIAKKDPLAMKLTKEAVNLNIDIGSLEAAIVMENRNQNMMISLLANRMKK; from the coding sequence ATGAATTACGATTACCAGACCATTAAAACAGAGAAACTGGAAAAAGGGATATTGCTAGTATCGCTTAATCGACCGGAAAAGTATAATGCCATGAATATGACTATGTTAAACGAATTAAACGACCTGTGGCTCAAGCTGAAAAGGGATCTTGAGACCCGGGTCGTTATTTTGAAAGGCGAAGGCGAAAAGGGCTTTTGTGCTGGTATGGAAGTGGCGGATATTATTAAGCCCCAGGTAATGGCGGATATTCCGGCTATGTATGACCTGCAGATGCCTATTGGCGAGCTGCAGATAAATATGAGGAATTGTCCCCAGCCCATTATTTGTGCGGTACACGGAGCCGCGGCCGGTGCTGGTTTCAGCTTTGCCATAGCTTCTGACATACGGGTGATCTCTCCCGACACCCGCTTTTCCGCTGCCTATGTTAATGTTGGATTGGCTGGAGCGGATATGGGCAGCAGTTATTTTCTGCCCCGCATCATCGGTAGTGGACGGGCCTATGAATTCCTATACACCGGGGCCTGGATGAATGCTGAGGAAGCCATGCAGCTTGGTTTTGCCTCTCGTTGTGTGGAAAAAGAAAAACTATTTGACACGGCCCTGGAGATTGCCCAGGCCATAGCTAAGAAGGATCCATTGGCGATGAAGCTTACCAAGGAAGCAGTTAACCTGAACATTGATATTGGCAGCTTGGAAGCTGCTATAGTAATGGAAAACAGGAATCAGAACATGATGATCAGCCTCCTGGCCAACCGGATGAAGAAATAA